The stretch of DNA TGTTATCGGACGACATCAGAATTTCCATGGCGTGTGCTTGGGGCATGAGCCACGGCAGATAGTGCAGGGTTCCGGAGCGGGTGGCAGCGAGCAGCAGGTTGACGTTCAGGCGATGCTGCTGCACCTGCGTGAACAGGGAGAGTGCTTCGGCATCATCCGAAACGAAGGTGGCAAACGCCGTAAGCGCGGCCGGGGCTGCATCGGGGATATCGGCGGGGGAAACGATGGATGGCCAGAGGCGGGCGTGCAGCATGGCATCGAAGGCATCTCTGGCTTCGAGATACTGACGGATGAGATCGGCCGGAGAAATGCTCTGGTTGGCGGCTGCGGTTTCGTCCCCGTCCACTTCCTTCAGGATGATGTCCGGTACCAGTTGTTCCACCAGAAACCGCAGGGGAACTCCGGCTTCAGGCTTGGTCTGCAACTGGGCCAGCAGTTCCTGCCCTCCCACATGCACCCATGCCATGCCGCCCCGCACCCAGCGCAGCACCTTGCCGTGGAGAATCTGCCCCACATGGTGAGAACGTCGAAAGGCGGCTGCCCTGCCTGCGGAATCCTGTCCTGCGGAAGGGGATTGGCCTGCGTCCTGCCAGTAAAGAGGCGATGTTCGGTTAAGCGGTCTCATGGTTTGCTGGCGTGTGCCGGACTCCGGCAGGCGGAATCGGGAAATGGATAAAGAGGGAGCAGGCTGCAGGCGTTACGGGAATACCCCGTGCTAGCGTCCTGCCTTCATGAGAATCAGTTCCACCTCGTCCACGGAAAGACCGGTGGCGCGGGCAAGTTGCTGCGGCGAGTGCCCCTTGCGGTTGCCGTCCAGAATCATCTCGCGAAGAAACTGCGGGGAGCGGCTCAAACTTTCAGCCTGTTTGATAAGTTTTTCCAATCCTGCGGCACGGGCCTCCAGCTGAATGTCCAACTGCCGGAGCTGTTCCTGGCGCTCTGCGAATGATTCCATCAATTCCTGCTCAAGCTGCGCGTTGAAGTGCATTTTGGTGAGCAGGGTTTCCTGCTTGGCCTGCATTTCGTTGAGCAGGGATTCGGAGCGCTTGAGGCGGAGAAAAAAGACGAAAAGCAGGACGAGCAGTAACAGTTCGGTCAGACTCAGAGCAAGGAGCATCCAGTGGGCAAATTGCATGGCGTTTCACAGGTGGGCCGCTTGCGGCGATAAAATGTTGTCGGAAAAGCCGCAGCCGCCTGCCTGTGCCGCGACTATGCGTCCCGTTTCGTGAAGGGGCATGGTGTCGGCGCATCCGCTAAGCGGTCGGGCTAGCCGGAGCGTTGCACGGTATGCAGGTTCCGGGGCGGGTCAGACCTTCACGTTGAGGATGTTGCCCTGCCACGGGCTTTTTGCCGAGCGTTCCGGCTGTTCATCTTCTTCGTCTATATCCGGTGGGGGCTTGGCTCTGCGCTTGCGGGGCTTGCCGCCAGATCCCTGACGGCCGTCCTTGTCCACCACTGCCTGCGCATCCTTGGACTGCGGTGTTTTTTCCACCGACTGTTGCTCACGCTTGAGCTCTTCCGCGGCGTTTTGCTTGGCGGCTGCTTGCTGCGCCACAGGATGGACCATTTCGTCGTGGGCTATTTTTTCCACATGGGCCATCTGCGCAAGAAGAACAGGCAGGCTGGAGTCCAGCGACATGTTATTTCACCAGATAGTTTTCTATAAGAAGATCCTCGAACTGGCCGTTGTTCATGTACTGATTAATCACGGCCAGAAGGTCGGCCTTAAGTACATCCACATTAGTCTTATCGGACAAAAAGATCAGATCTTTGTTGCGCAGGTAGTAGAAAATCGCATCTCTGAGCACGGTTTTCTTGGTGCCTGCTTCCCAAGAGAGCTTTTCGTTCTCGGTAGGGGCGGCGAATTTGCATACCAGAAAGCGTATGTGGCCCTCTGCATCCTTCATTTCCACCCAGAAGGGCTCCCATGAAACCACAAAGGAGTCCGGCTTCTGCGGTTCCGGCTCTGGTGCCTGATCGGGCTGTATAGTCATAACCTGCGGTTCAGGCGGCAGTTCCGGTCGCGGTGCAGGCTTGAGCACAAGCCACGCCACGAGAATGAGCAGCAAAACGCCCACACCTGCAAGAGAGATAACTATCTTTTTGTTGCCGAGCAACGCCTTCAGGGCGTTGGGCTTTTTTTCGGAAGCGGGTTCGAGGCTGACAGGCTCGGGTGCGGCCAGCGGCGGAGGGGCCTCTTCCTCTTCGTCATCTTCAAGGAAGGGGGCATCTTCAAGGTCGAGTTCAACCTTGTCGTCGGCAGGAGCGTGACCGCCACCATCCGGCACGCTCAGCTCTTCAGTGTCGAGCTGGGCCTTTTCTGAAAAGAGGCCGTCTAATGAAAGATCTTCATCTGCCATGAGCGGATACGGTTACAGGACAAAGCCCTCCGCCGGGGCGGAGGGCAATTGGCCTAGGGGAAAATCTTGTCGATTTTCTGCTTCATGGTTTCAGCGGTGAAAGGCTTTACGATGTAGTTCGAAACTTTCGCCTGCACAGCTTCAATGATGTTTTCCTGCTGGGCTTCTGCCGTAACCATGAGGAAGGGCAGATCGCTGAATTCTTCGCTGGCCCGAACCTTGCGGAGCAGTTCGATGCCGGTCATGTTCGGCATGTTCCAGTCGGAAATGATGAACTCGATCTTGTCCTTGTTGAGCGTTTCCCACGCGGTGGTGCCGTCGTCGGCTTCCACAATGTTGGTGAAGCCGAGCTGGCGCAGGATGTTCTTTACGATTCTGCGCATGGTGGAGAAGTCGTCAACGACAAGTACTCGCATACTGGGATCGAAAGCCATGCGGAACTCCTTAAAAAACGTTAAATGCTTTCGGTGTTGCCATACGATGTATGGAATTCCCGGCGCAACCGCTGCAGAGCCTGAGTATGCAACTGAGATACGCGGCCCTCGGTTATGCCCATAACTTCGGCGGTTTCACGCATATTTAATTCGTCACTATAATAGAGTGACAATACCAGCTTTTCCCTAGGTGTCAATTGATCGATAAGTGACGCAACCCTTTCAATCAGTTCCTGAAGTGCTGTGGCCTGAAAGGGCTCTCCGTCTATGGAATCGCGGCCTTCGGTGGAAAATGTTTCCTGAATGGCGTCAAGGCTCAGGCATAGCTGGTTCTGCAGTGCCTCCAGTCCGGTGCGGACATCTTTTTCGTCCAGTCCGGTGGCCTGCTGCAGTTCTTCTTCGGTGGGGATGCGGCCCTTGTCGTTTTCTATCTTATGAATGGCTTCTTCAAGCTGCCGTACCCTGTGCCGCAGGCTGCGGGGGAACCAGTCCAGCCTTCGCAGTTCGTCGAGCATGGCACCGCGGATTCGGCTTTCCGCGTAGGTATCGAACTTGATGCCCATCTTGGGATCGAACTTGCCGAGCGATTCCATCAGCCCGAGCGTACCCGCACTGATGAGTTCGCCCAGTTCCACGTTCTTGGGCAGTTTGGCCTTCAGGCGCAGGGCAAGGAACTTGATCTTGGGTGCATAGTGCCGGACAACGGACTCCTGCTGGCGGGGAGACATGTCCACCCACGCAACGGCACCGGTCTCAAGCAGTTCCCACGGCTCAGTGCCGCTTGCGGGACTATTGCCTGAAGAGGAGCTTTTTCCAGAAGAACTTGATATTTCCATCAAGGTTGGCCGATACTTCCCAGTTTTGAATGGTCTTGGCCACCTGCTGCACTGCAGTGCATGCGGGGCCGCCTTGCGGATTGGCGCAGAAAGGCCGCTGATTCACCACCGCCTTGCGCACTTCCGGATCGCGGGGAATGTAGCCCAGAAGGTCGAGCGACACGCCGGAGAGGAAGTGGTCGCAGGCCGCATACAGTCGGGTGTACATTTCCTTTGCCGTTTTCGGGTCGGGTGCCATGTTCACCAGCACCTTGAAATGCTCAACGCCGTGATTAAGCTTCATCACCTTGATGAGGGCATAGGCATCCGTCAGCGAGGTGGGTTCGGGCGTGAGCACTACAATGCGTTCCTGCACCGCAAGGTTGAAATACAATACGTTATCGTTGATGCCGGCGCCGGTGTCAACAATCAGGTAGTCCACCTTGTCTTCCAGCGCGTCCATGGCTTCCAGCAGTTCCAGCTTCTGACCGGTGGTGAGCGAAAGCATTTCGCTCATGCCGGACGAGGCGGGCAGGATTTTGAAACCGTAAGGAGTGTCGAAGAGAATGTCTTCGAGCTTAGCCCCTTCATGGAACAGATGAAAGAGGTTCCTGGTCGGGGTCATGCCCAGAAGGACATCCACGTTGGCAAGGCCCAGGTCGGCATCGAGCAGCACCACATTCTTTCCGGAACGGGCAAGGCTGCAGGCAAGGTTGACGGATATATTCGTCTTGCCTACGCCCCCCTTGCCGGAGGTGATTGAGAAAACCAGAGGAAAATCGCCCTTCATGTGAGGAACTCCGTAAGATCACATACCGTTGCGCGGGTCGGCATCACAGGGAAGCTGGTGCTTGAACAGAAGCCTCCAGATGGTGACGTCGCGAGCGGCGATAAGTGTATTCTTCAAACCCGGACCGAACGAGAGAGCGGACACCGGCAATCCGGACGATGCTGCTAACGATACCAATGCACCAAAAGTACAGGCTTCGTCCAGTTTCGTCCAGATAATGCTTCCCGGA from Desulfovibrio subterraneus encodes:
- a CDS encoding flagellar basal body-associated FliL family protein, with translation MADEDLSLDGLFSEKAQLDTEELSVPDGGGHAPADDKVELDLEDAPFLEDDEEEEAPPPLAAPEPVSLEPASEKKPNALKALLGNKKIVISLAGVGVLLLILVAWLVLKPAPRPELPPEPQVMTIQPDQAPEPEPQKPDSFVVSWEPFWVEMKDAEGHIRFLVCKFAAPTENEKLSWEAGTKKTVLRDAIFYYLRNKDLIFLSDKTNVDVLKADLLAVINQYMNNGQFEDLLIENYLVK
- a CDS encoding FliA/WhiG family RNA polymerase sigma factor — translated: MEISSSSGKSSSSGNSPASGTEPWELLETGAVAWVDMSPRQQESVVRHYAPKIKFLALRLKAKLPKNVELGELISAGTLGLMESLGKFDPKMGIKFDTYAESRIRGAMLDELRRLDWFPRSLRHRVRQLEEAIHKIENDKGRIPTEEELQQATGLDEKDVRTGLEALQNQLCLSLDAIQETFSTEGRDSIDGEPFQATALQELIERVASLIDQLTPREKLVLSLYYSDELNMRETAEVMGITEGRVSQLHTQALQRLRREFHTSYGNTESI
- a CDS encoding MinD/ParA family protein yields the protein MKGDFPLVFSITSGKGGVGKTNISVNLACSLARSGKNVVLLDADLGLANVDVLLGMTPTRNLFHLFHEGAKLEDILFDTPYGFKILPASSGMSEMLSLTTGQKLELLEAMDALEDKVDYLIVDTGAGINDNVLYFNLAVQERIVVLTPEPTSLTDAYALIKVMKLNHGVEHFKVLVNMAPDPKTAKEMYTRLYAACDHFLSGVSLDLLGYIPRDPEVRKAVVNQRPFCANPQGGPACTAVQQVAKTIQNWEVSANLDGNIKFFWKKLLFRQ
- a CDS encoding chemotaxis response regulator CheY: MAFDPSMRVLVVDDFSTMRRIVKNILRQLGFTNIVEADDGTTAWETLNKDKIEFIISDWNMPNMTGIELLRKVRASEEFSDLPFLMVTAEAQQENIIEAVQAKVSNYIVKPFTAETMKQKIDKIFP